The stretch of DNA ATCCGCGGCCTGGAGTTCTGGGAGCTCGGGCAGTACGGCCTGGCGAAGCAGGAGTTCAACGCACTGCGGAATTCGCTGAAGAACGACGCCGAGTCCCTGTACCGCTTGATGCACACGCTGCTGGAGCTCGGGCTGTACCAGCCGGCCATCTTCACGGCGCGCCAGATCCTCGACCTGGCAGGAATGGATGATGCCGGGACGATGAACGCGCCGGTCTACTTCAACCGCATCCGGTTCGGCTCATACTTCGGCGACCTGATCCTGTCCGAGGCGGCGGCCTATGGCATGGATGGCACGCTGCTGCTGTCCCTAGTTCGGCAAGAAAGCCTGTTCGAAGGTTTTGCCACGTCCTACGCCGCGGCCCGCGGGCTGACTCAGGTCATTCCCAGCACCGGCCAGAACATCGCCGACCAGCTGGGGTGGCCACCGGATTACACCCCCGACGACCTGTATCGGCCGCTGGTCAGCGTTCGCTTCGGCTTGTACTATCTCTCGCGCCAGCTGCTTCGCTATGAGGGGGATCCGTACGCCGCGCTGGCGGCGTACAACGCCGGCCCCGGCAACGCCGACATCTGGAAGGAACTGGCGCCCGAGGACCCAGACCTGTTCCTCGAGATCGTGCGCCTGACCCAACCCCAGGAGTACATCCGTTCTATCCAGGAAGTGTACGCCATCTATCATCGGCTGTACGCCGGCGGGGGCTAGCGGCCGCTTCCTCCAGATTGACTTCCCCGGCCAGGCGTGTTATCCTAACCATTCGCACATCATGCTCTTCTCGGACCCGCCGGGCAATGGCAGGCCGGGAGGCCGGACTCGGGCCCCACCGCGCACCGCGGCGGTCGCCCGCCTTTTCTTGTTTCGCCCCGCCGCCCGGCGGGAAGGCACACAGGAGCAATCAATGGCCCCCACAGGTCAGAAGTGGTACGCGCGCACGCGGGACACCTTCCCCCTGCCGACGCTG from Anaerolineales bacterium encodes:
- a CDS encoding transglycosylase SLT domain-containing protein, translating into MDGTLLLSLVRQESLFEGFATSYAAARGLTQVIPSTGQNIADQLGWPPDYTPDDLYRPLVSVRFGLYYLSRQLLRYEGDPYAALAAYNAGPGNADIWKELAPEDPDLFLEIVRLTQPQEYIRSIQEVYAIYHRLYAGGG